In Sphingomonas sp. PAMC26645, one DNA window encodes the following:
- a CDS encoding alpha-glucuronidase family glycosyl hydrolase codes for MTIFGRWIGKFVLLFGAVIGLTGPAQAEDGYDLWLRYPASATTGARGAPTIEARGDTPTLNVAAAELRRGVGLFGTSTLPILLATTNDPDVAALRLPLAALGDEGYRVGQVTLGSRRVLLVTANTDRGVLYGSFALLRHLQTGGSVDRIDLTSTPRVKLRVLNHWDNLDGVVERGYAGASLWDWWTLPDFRDPRYTDYARANASIGINGTVLNNVNAKTESLTAPYIAKAAALADVFRPYGIKVYLSARFSAPIELGGLKTADPLDPQVAAWWKAKTDEIYRSIPDFGGFLVKANSEGQPGPRDYHRSHADGANMLAAAVAPHGGIVMWRAFVYAETDPDDRAKQAYTEFKPLDGKFAPNVIVQVKNGAIDFQPREPFHPLFGAMPKTPLMIEFQITKEYLGFATHLAYLGPLFAETLGSQTMRTPGETVAKVVDGSVEGHRLTGMAGVANIGRDRDWAGSTFNQANWYAFGRMAWDPTLGAAPVAREWAAMTFAPSPKIVDPVVAMMMGSREAVVDYMTPLGLAHVMATGHHYGPGPWVADLKRPEWNPVYYHRADKGGIGFDRTKTGSNAAAQYAPELARKLAAPATTPERELLWFHHVPWTYRTTSGRSVWAEMVHNYDAGVGYVAGMRRQWDGVKTEVDAERWAKTATYLAAQEREARWWRDASLAYWMSVNGLPLPAGAAAPAHDLTWYKAQRFPDAPGNPQ; via the coding sequence ATGACGATATTCGGCCGATGGATCGGTAAGTTCGTGCTTCTGTTTGGAGCGGTAATTGGTTTGACCGGACCGGCGCAAGCTGAAGACGGCTATGATCTCTGGCTGCGATATCCGGCTTCGGCGACGACAGGCGCGCGCGGCGCACCCACGATCGAGGCGCGCGGCGATACACCTACGCTGAACGTGGCCGCGGCGGAATTACGCCGCGGCGTAGGTTTGTTCGGGACGAGCACGCTGCCGATCCTGCTGGCCACCACCAACGATCCCGACGTCGCAGCACTCCGCCTTCCGCTGGCAGCGCTCGGCGATGAGGGGTACCGCGTTGGACAAGTCACGCTCGGGTCCCGCCGCGTGCTGCTTGTCACCGCCAACACCGATCGCGGCGTACTCTATGGCAGCTTCGCGTTGCTGCGACATCTCCAGACCGGCGGCAGCGTCGACCGAATCGACCTGACCTCGACCCCGCGCGTGAAGCTGCGCGTGCTCAATCACTGGGACAATCTGGATGGCGTGGTCGAGCGTGGTTATGCCGGCGCGTCGCTGTGGGACTGGTGGACGCTCCCGGATTTCCGCGATCCGCGTTACACCGACTACGCGCGCGCCAACGCCTCGATCGGGATCAACGGCACTGTCCTCAACAACGTCAACGCGAAGACGGAAAGCCTAACCGCGCCGTACATCGCGAAAGCCGCCGCGCTCGCTGACGTGTTCCGGCCGTACGGGATCAAGGTATATTTGTCGGCACGGTTCTCGGCGCCGATCGAACTCGGCGGTTTGAAGACCGCCGATCCGCTCGATCCGCAGGTCGCTGCGTGGTGGAAGGCAAAGACCGACGAGATCTATCGCAGCATTCCCGATTTCGGCGGCTTCCTGGTCAAGGCGAACAGCGAGGGGCAGCCGGGCCCGCGCGATTACCACCGCAGCCACGCGGACGGCGCCAACATGCTCGCCGCCGCGGTCGCACCGCATGGCGGAATCGTGATGTGGCGGGCGTTCGTCTATGCCGAGACCGACCCCGATGACCGCGCGAAACAGGCCTATACCGAATTCAAGCCACTCGACGGCAAGTTCGCGCCGAACGTCATCGTTCAGGTCAAGAACGGCGCGATCGACTTCCAGCCGCGCGAGCCGTTCCACCCGCTGTTCGGCGCGATGCCCAAGACCCCGCTGATGATCGAGTTCCAGATCACCAAGGAGTATCTCGGCTTCGCAACGCACCTCGCCTATCTCGGGCCGCTGTTCGCCGAAACGCTCGGCAGTCAGACTATGCGGACGCCCGGTGAGACCGTGGCGAAAGTCGTCGATGGCTCGGTGGAAGGTCATAGACTTACCGGCATGGCGGGCGTGGCGAATATCGGCCGCGACCGCGACTGGGCGGGCTCCACCTTTAACCAGGCGAACTGGTACGCGTTCGGCCGGATGGCGTGGGATCCCACACTCGGCGCCGCCCCGGTCGCGCGCGAATGGGCGGCGATGACGTTCGCGCCCTCCCCGAAAATCGTCGACCCGGTGGTCGCGATGATGATGGGATCGCGTGAGGCGGTAGTCGACTATATGACACCGCTGGGCCTCGCGCACGTCATGGCGACGGGGCATCACTACGGCCCCGGCCCGTGGGTGGCCGATCTCAAGCGCCCCGAATGGAACCCGGTCTATTACCACCGCGCCGACAAGGGCGGGATCGGCTTCGATCGGACCAAGACGGGAAGCAACGCGGCTGCGCAATACGCGCCCGAGCTTGCCCGCAAGCTGGCCGCCCCTGCGACCACCCCCGAGCGCGAGCTGCTATGGTTCCACCATGTGCCGTGGACGTATCGGACGACATCGGGGCGCTCGGTCTGGGCGGAGATGGTCCATAATTACGATGCAGGCGTGGGCTACGTGGCCGGCATGCGTCGGCAGTGGGACGGCGTGAAGACCGAGGTCGATGCCGAGCGCTGGGCAAAGACCGCGACGTATCTCGCGGCCCAGGAGCGCGAGGCACGCTGGTGGCGCGATGCGAGCCTTGCCTATTGGATGTCGGTCAACGGCCTGCCGCTCCCGGCGGGCGCCGCGGCACCCGCGCATGACCTGACATGGTACAAGGCGCAGCGCTTTCCGGACGCGCCCGGCAACCCGCAATAG